The following proteins come from a genomic window of Triticum aestivum cultivar Chinese Spring chromosome 6A, IWGSC CS RefSeq v2.1, whole genome shotgun sequence:
- the LOC123131564 gene encoding neurofilament medium polypeptide-like produces the protein MYLDHDESFKQFDWDDVVQFPVTDLPTVVSPMKPMQTIKEKALDKHKQQMKKEALEKHIKEETFEKRQCQFVTHDNFGYEAEQAMEETLAQQEVEQTNADEQQAAEDFAKEEQEPVVQEEEFAEEEQTEEDVPEEVSDFADEFEEENGGELSDVEGNGSEEGSEFADDIADSDYDVSDLDDDLKEDTVEEPVDVNIRAKADPIQDSDEEELQLPDSDDEAGAKYKFKGFTKEDLHDPQFRIGQVFQSPELFREAVRAYSCKNRFDNKMPVNDRKRISAKCQAHCPWNIWCSYDSRTNCMVIKRYNSEHKCSKKWKVKAFTSKFLA, from the coding sequence ATGTATCTTGATCATGATGAGAGTTTCAAGCAATTTGACTGGGATGATGTTGTCCAGTTTCCTGTAACAGATCTGCCCACTGTTGTGAGTCCTATGAAACCAATGCAGACCATCAAGGAGAAAGCACTGGACAAGCACAAACAGCAGATGAAGAAGGAAGCATTGGAGAAGCATATTAAGGAGGAAACATTTGAAAAAAGGCAATGTCAGTTTGTAACTCATGACAACTTTGGATATGAAGCAGAGCAAGCAATGGAAGAAACACTTGCACAACAAGAAGTAGAGCAAACAAATGCAGATGAGCAGCAAGCTGCAGAGGATTTTGCAAAGGAGGAGCAAGAACCAGTAGTACAAGAAGAGGAGTTTGCAGAGGAGGAGCAAACTGAAGAGGATGTTCCTGAGGAGGTCTCTGATTTTGCAGATGAGTTTGAAGAGGAAAATGGTGGAGAACTTTCTGAtgttgaaggtaatggcagtgaAGAGGGGTCTGAGTTTGCTGATGATATTGCAGATAGTGACTATGATGTGAGTGATTTAGATGATGATCTCAAAGAGGACACAGTTGAAGAGCCTGTAGATGTAAACATTAGAGCAAAGGCTGATCCTATACAAGATTCAGATGAAGAGGAACTGCAGCTACCAGATTCTGATGATGAAGCAGGTGCAAAATATAAATTCAAAGGATTTACAAAAGAAGATTTGCATGATCCACAGTTTAGGATTGGGCAAGTCTTCCAGTCTCCTGAGTTGTTTAGGGAAGCAGTAAGAGCTTACAGTTGCAAAAACAGATTTGACAATAAAATGCCAGTCAATGACAGGAAAAGAATTTCTGCCAAGTGTCAAGCTCACTGCCCATGGAACATATGGTGCAGCTACGACAGCAGAACTAATTGCATGGTCATCAAGAGGTATAACAGTGAGCACAAATGTTCCAAGAAATGGAAGGTTAAAGCATTTACCTCCAAATTTCTTGCATAG